aatcaaccACTCATTTTgtttaaatcaaataatttttctagTTAGATAAATTAGGGTTCTTTAAAACTAAAACTCTTTAAATCAATACAAATATAAAACTTTgagcggatagattttttaCTTAATGAACACTCGAACCTAATGCAACGATACAATAACAACACCAAATAAATTCAATTTATCGCTTTCATTAGATTCTCACGTTTTCAATTAAATTCACACTAAAGTGTATCTCTTGAGGTGTCTGTCCTCTTTATGCATTTcaattgaaatgaaatagtttgtcaaaaaaaagaaaaatgaagctTTCTTGCACTATTAACGAATCATCTCAACGGAAAATGTTTTTAGGACCACTTAAAAAAATCAGAATTAACATTTGATAATTCATTGTTAAATCTAGAACTAGTTATGAACTTTGTCTTTAAATTCCTTCTAACTAACAGAAATTTTTGATAATCCGTCACTAAATAGAATTAGCTATGGTTGGGTACACAATTTGTCCATCTCTAATTCCTGTCTTTATAATAGTGCATGAATAGTTAACTCTCAATATTGTTATTGCGTTCGAAATGGAATCAGAATTCTGTTACATGATCAAGACTGACAAAGATTAACAAAAATCATTTAATACTGTGTCAGCAACTTACTCTGTACTTCAGGTAAGATTAtacaaaataaatcaaaagaCCAAAAATTTATCAACTTTGGTAGGATAACTTATTCCccctttgtttttattttcatcatcatcttcctcCTCTTCAACTTTAAACACTCCCTGTACAAATAACTCCACATCAATTTCCTTATTCCCCTCTATAATATTCTCATCTGACACCACAGGAATAAACGGTGGTCTTGGAAGATACACGATAAAATCCCAATCTACAGATTTAAAGAAATCGTGACCCTTAATTTCATCCAGGGATATCCTCTGTTTAGGATCCTTTATAAGTAACTTCCTTATCAAGTCTCTCAACGACGTCGTTTCACCTACTAAATTCGGTTCCTTGGAGAGTATTCTATAATATGTTTCCTTCAGGTTCGAGCCCCTAAAGGGAGTCGTTCCGTACAGCATTTCGTATAACACCACTCCCAAACACCACCAATCCAAAGAGAAATCGTGACCGTTGCCTAAGATGATCTCGGGGGCCAAATACTCTTCTGTTCCGACAAATGAATTCGACCTTTCGAAAGGGTCGAATTCGAGTCGAACCGAGTGGATTGGATCATCTGGAGAGATTCCTGAATTGCAACATTTGTTCCAGAGAGatagttttttcttctttttgctcTTCAACGCGGTTTTTCCGGGTTCCTGATGGGCTGTTTTTATTTGACGAGTTTCTGGAGTTGTAGGCGAGAGTTTTGTAGAGAGATCGAAATCGATTAGCATTATATGACCGGTTTCTTGAATCATTATGTTTTCTGGCTTCAAATCTCTGTATACAATCCCTGATTTATGTAGATGCTCCAAAACCAACACTAACTCCGCCGCGTAGAATctgaaaaacaaaacaacaacattttAATCTATTGTTAGACATATTGCCAATGAGAAAGATTGGGGCATCAACTTATTAAA
This portion of the Lycium ferocissimum isolate CSIRO_LF1 chromosome 1, AGI_CSIRO_Lferr_CH_V1, whole genome shotgun sequence genome encodes:
- the LOC132049295 gene encoding serine/threonine-protein kinase OXI1; translated protein: MINVNKHEKPENVASIELQSLKVITPLGRGGKGVVFLVQTQDDELLALKAICRASIEKNNSNRNRDGSEYRRIWLERDLLSSFHHPLLPKLKGVVSTDKIVGYAIDYCPGGDLNSLRKKQTEKMFSDDTIRFYAAELVLVLEHLHKSGIVYRDLKPENIMIQETGHIMLIDFDLSTKLSPTTPETRQIKTAHQEPGKTALKSKKKKKLSLWNKCCNSGISPDDPIHSVRLEFDPFERSNSFVGTEEYLAPEIILGNGHDFSLDWWCLGVVLYEMLYGTTPFRGSNLKETYYRILSKEPNLVGETTSLRDLIRKLLIKDPKQRISLDEIKGHDFFKSVDWDFIVYLPRPPFIPVVSDENIIEGNKEIDVELFVQGVFKVEEEEDDDENKNKGGISYPTKVDKFLVF